The sequence TCCATTGTGAAGTTTTTAATCACTTCAAATTCAAAATCTTTAAAGTTTCCGGTAGCTTTACCTTTAGCCACAATAGAATTTGAAACATCAAAAATCATGTTGGTGATATCGTACTTCAAGTGATCACCGAACAAAGCATTCTTTCTTCTCTTGTAAATTACATCACGCTGCTTATTCATCACATCATCGTACTCAAGAAGTCTCTTTCTTGTTCCGAAGTTGTTTTCTTCTACTTTTTTCTGAGCTCTCTCGATAGACTTAGAAATCATAGAATGCTGAATCACTTCACCATCTTTATGACCCATTCTGTCCATCATTTTAGCAATTCTTTCAGAACCGAATAAACGCATTAAGTTGTCTTCCAAAGAAACATAGAACTGCGAACTCCCAGGATCTCCCTGACGTCCTGCTCTACCTCTTAACTGTCTGTCAACACGTCTTGAATCGTGTCTTTCTGTTCCGATGATCGCTAAACCACCAGATTCTTTTACTTCTTTCGAAAGCTTAATATCGGTACCACGACCCGCCATGTTGGTTGCAATGGTTACAACTCCTGGCTGACCCGCTCCGGCAACGATTTCTGCTTCCTTCTTGTGAAGTTTAGCATTCAAAACCTGGTGCTGAATTTTTCTTAACTGAAGTGCTTTTGAAAGCAACTGAGAAATCTCAACTGAAGTCGTCCCAACCAATACTGGTCTTCCGGCTGATGTTAGATTTTCAATTTCTTCAATTACTGCATTGTATTTTTCTCTGTTGGTTTTGAAAACCAAATCTTGTCTGTCATTTCTCTGAATCGGACGGTTGGTAGGGATTACCACCACGTCTAATTTGTAAATCTGCCAAAGTTCTCCAGCTTCAGTTTCTGCTGTACCCGTCATCCCCGCAAGTTTGTTGTACATACGGAAGTAGTTTTGAAGAGTAACCGTTGCAAATGTCTGAGTAGCCGCTTCGATTTTTACACTTTCTTTAGCTTCAATCGCCTGGTGAAGACCGTCAGAATAACGTCTTCCTTCCATGATACGACCTGTCTGCTCATCAACGATTTTTACTTCACCATCGATCACTACATATTCATCATCTTTTTCAAATAATGTGTAGGCTTTCAACAATTGGCTCATCGTGTGAACACGCTCAGATTTTTCGGCAAAATCAGAGAATAGTTTTTCTTTAGCTTCGAATTCCTCTTCTTTAGATAAATTTTTAGCCTCTACTTCAGCAATCTCAGTTCCAATGTCCGGAAGAACGAAGAAGTTATTGTCTTCATTTCCTTGAGACATATATTCAACACCTTTATCTGTCAAATCAACCTGATTGTTTTTTTCTTCAATTACGAAGTAAAGATCCTGATCTACAATCGGCATATCACGGTTGTTGTCAGCCATGTATTGAGCTTCAGTTTTTTGAAGCAATGCACGGTTTCCGCTTTCTGATAAAAATTTAATTAACTGTCTGTTTTTTGGTAAACCTCTGTAAGCTTGAAGTAATTTGAATCCTCCTTCTTTAGTCTTACCAGCAGCGATTAATTTTTTTGCTTCATTGAAAATTGCAGAAACGGTTTTTTTCTGAACTTCAACAATTCTGTCAATAGAAGGTTTAAGAACATCAAATTCTTGTCTGTCTCCCTGAGGAACCGGACCAGAAATAATCAAAGGAGTTCTTGCGTCATCCACCAAAACTGAGTCAACCTCATCCACAATTGCAAAGTTCAATTCTCTCTGTACCAATTCTGAAGGTGAAGCCACCATGTTATCTCTCAGATAATCGAAACCGAATTCGTTATTCGTTCCGTAAGTAATATCTGAGTTGTATGCTTTTCTTCTTCCGTCTGAGTTCGGTTGGTGATTATCGATACAGTCGATAGACATTCCGTGGAATTGGTACAAAGGTCCCATCCAAGCGGAGTCACGTTTCGCCAAATAATCATTTACCGTTACTACGTGTACGCCTCTTTCCGGAAGTGCGTTTAAGTAAATAGGAAGTGTACCTACCAAAGTTTTACCTTCACCTGTTGCCATCTCAGCAATTTTACCACTGTGAAGAATCACACCACCGATAAACTGAGTATCGTAATGCACCATATCCCACAAAATAGTAGTTCCGGCTGCATTCCATGAGTTTTTCCAAACTGCTTCATTTCCTTGAATTTCAACGAAATCTTTAGTTGCAGCAAGTTCTTTATCCAAATCTGTAGCCGTTACACGGATTTCTCCGTTTTGAGCCCATCTTCTAGATGTTTCTTTGATCAACGCAAAAGCTTCCGGTAGAACCTGTAAAAGAACTTTTTCTTCAATCTCATAAGAATCTTTTTTCAAAGCTTCTATTTTAGAGAAAAGAGCCTCTTTTTCATCAACGTTTTTTGAGTTTTTGATCTGCTCTTTGATTTCTTCTATCTGAGTTGTAATCGTATTGGTCGCTTCTTTAATTTTAGATTTAAATTCAGCGGTCTTTTCTCTTAAACCGTCATCAGATAATTCTCCGATGGCTGGTTCAACAGATTTGATTTTTGTTACAACTTTTTTTACTTCTTTTAGGT comes from Chryseobacterium sp. 3008163 and encodes:
- the secA gene encoding preprotein translocase subunit SecA, which encodes MSFLNKVLKGFLGDKKAQDLKEVKKVVTKIKSVEPAIGELSDDGLREKTAEFKSKIKEATNTITTQIEEIKEQIKNSKNVDEKEALFSKIEALKKDSYEIEEKVLLQVLPEAFALIKETSRRWAQNGEIRVTATDLDKELAATKDFVEIQGNEAVWKNSWNAAGTTILWDMVHYDTQFIGGVILHSGKIAEMATGEGKTLVGTLPIYLNALPERGVHVVTVNDYLAKRDSAWMGPLYQFHGMSIDCIDNHQPNSDGRRKAYNSDITYGTNNEFGFDYLRDNMVASPSELVQRELNFAIVDEVDSVLVDDARTPLIISGPVPQGDRQEFDVLKPSIDRIVEVQKKTVSAIFNEAKKLIAAGKTKEGGFKLLQAYRGLPKNRQLIKFLSESGNRALLQKTEAQYMADNNRDMPIVDQDLYFVIEEKNNQVDLTDKGVEYMSQGNEDNNFFVLPDIGTEIAEVEAKNLSKEEEFEAKEKLFSDFAEKSERVHTMSQLLKAYTLFEKDDEYVVIDGEVKIVDEQTGRIMEGRRYSDGLHQAIEAKESVKIEAATQTFATVTLQNYFRMYNKLAGMTGTAETEAGELWQIYKLDVVVIPTNRPIQRNDRQDLVFKTNREKYNAVIEEIENLTSAGRPVLVGTTSVEISQLLSKALQLRKIQHQVLNAKLHKKEAEIVAGAGQPGVVTIATNMAGRGTDIKLSKEVKESGGLAIIGTERHDSRRVDRQLRGRAGRQGDPGSSQFYVSLEDNLMRLFGSERIAKMMDRMGHKDGEVIQHSMISKSIERAQKKVEENNFGTRKRLLEYDDVMNKQRDVIYKRRKNALFGDHLKYDITNMIFDVSNSIVAKGKATGNFKDFEFEVIKNFTMESPVSENDFKSKQIPELTDLLFKAAQADYDMKLNLLKEKSFPIIENVYQNQGSMFKMIQVPFTDGVKTLTIVTDLKEAHDTNCDSLINDFEKNITLSIIDENWKLHLREMDDLRKSSQGAVYEQKDPLVIYKQESFHLFSEMVDKMNKEIISFLYRGEIPA